One stretch of Saccharopolyspora erythraea DNA includes these proteins:
- a CDS encoding ABC transporter ATP-binding protein, whose translation MEPDAASRPTSSLTTLISRLAPFRGALTVVLLLELGTRAAALVQPLAARAVVDGVAARADLMWPIAVLGAVAIVGLCLNYAGFHQRGKLSERFVLGLRKSMARRIVGAPVSYVESRSTADLISRVGADSTLIQQTTVKALVDLVVVPLTVVAGIVLMLTIDVFLAVVVIVLLSVAGLAEAGVFRRVVVDTERAQEHVAALTGVVQRVLLAFRTVKASRSEGREAESFDHNADSAYRASVKAVRTGALADTVAYAAVDFTFLVTLAVGVVRVSTGSVGVGDLVAILLYVVYIQEPVEALTNSAGKLSEGLAALRRITELLDAPQETDTAATPARTEVPAVSNGSKAPAPRRTVRFDQVWFGYGDQPVLRDVSIEAVPGLTVLVGSSGAGKTTLLSLAERFVEPERGAVLLDGTDVRELPLAELRGRVAYVQQEAPLLGETIREAATYGVDGVDEQRLRRILESVGLQTWIEGLPLGLDTEVGERGVQISGGQRQRLAVARALARDSEVLLLDEATSQLDPLNEQNLVRSLTRDFRDRVVIAVTHRMPMAYQADQVIMLRHGSVHARGTHDDLLSDPHYRQLIASPSAGSPELAEQLTASGEDGRGEPGA comes from the coding sequence ATGGAGCCGGACGCGGCGTCGCGACCGACGTCGTCCCTGACGACCCTCATCAGCAGGCTCGCACCCTTCCGGGGCGCGCTGACCGTGGTCCTCCTCCTCGAACTGGGTACCCGCGCCGCGGCGCTGGTCCAGCCGCTGGCCGCGCGCGCCGTCGTGGACGGCGTCGCGGCGCGCGCCGACCTGATGTGGCCGATCGCGGTGCTGGGTGCGGTCGCGATCGTCGGCCTCTGCCTCAACTACGCGGGCTTCCACCAGCGCGGAAAGCTGAGCGAGCGCTTCGTCCTGGGCCTGCGCAAGTCGATGGCCAGGCGGATCGTCGGCGCCCCCGTGTCCTACGTCGAGTCCCGGTCCACCGCGGACCTGATCTCCCGCGTCGGCGCCGACAGCACCCTGATCCAGCAGACGACCGTCAAGGCGTTGGTGGACCTGGTGGTCGTGCCGCTCACCGTCGTGGCGGGCATCGTGCTGATGCTGACCATCGACGTGTTCCTCGCGGTGGTGGTGATCGTCCTGCTCTCGGTGGCCGGGCTGGCCGAGGCCGGGGTGTTCCGGCGGGTCGTCGTCGACACCGAACGCGCTCAGGAGCACGTGGCAGCGCTGACCGGTGTGGTGCAGCGGGTGCTGCTGGCGTTCCGCACGGTCAAGGCGTCGCGCAGCGAAGGGCGGGAGGCCGAGTCCTTCGACCACAACGCCGACTCGGCCTACCGGGCGAGCGTGAAGGCCGTCCGGACGGGGGCGCTGGCCGACACGGTGGCCTACGCGGCCGTCGACTTCACCTTCCTGGTGACGCTCGCGGTCGGCGTGGTGCGCGTGAGCACCGGCAGCGTCGGCGTCGGCGACCTGGTGGCCATCCTGCTCTACGTCGTCTACATCCAGGAACCGGTGGAGGCGCTGACGAACTCGGCGGGCAAGCTCTCCGAGGGCCTGGCCGCCCTGCGGCGCATCACCGAGCTCCTCGACGCGCCGCAGGAGACCGACACCGCGGCCACTCCGGCCCGGACCGAGGTCCCGGCGGTGTCCAACGGTTCCAAGGCGCCGGCGCCCCGGCGGACGGTGCGGTTCGACCAGGTGTGGTTCGGCTACGGCGACCAGCCGGTGCTGCGCGACGTGTCCATCGAGGCGGTGCCGGGGCTGACGGTCCTGGTCGGTTCGTCCGGCGCCGGGAAGACCACACTGCTCAGCCTGGCGGAGCGGTTCGTGGAACCCGAGCGGGGCGCGGTCCTGCTCGACGGGACCGACGTCCGCGAACTGCCGCTGGCGGAGCTGCGCGGCCGCGTCGCCTACGTGCAGCAGGAAGCCCCGCTGCTCGGGGAGACCATCAGGGAGGCCGCCACCTACGGCGTCGACGGCGTCGACGAGCAGCGGTTGCGGCGAATCCTGGAGTCGGTCGGGCTCCAGACGTGGATCGAGGGACTGCCGCTCGGGCTCGACACCGAGGTCGGCGAGCGCGGCGTGCAGATCTCCGGCGGCCAGCGCCAGCGGCTGGCCGTGGCGCGGGCGCTGGCGCGCGACAGCGAGGTCCTGCTGCTCGACGAGGCGACCTCGCAGCTCGACCCGCTCAACGAGCAGAACCTCGTGCGGTCGCTGACGCGCGACTTCCGCGACCGGGTCGTCATCGCGGTCACGCACCGGATGCCGATGGCCTACCAGGCCGACCAGGTGATCATGCTGCGCCACGGCTCGGTCCACGCCCGCGGTACGCACGACGACCTGCTGTCGGACCCGCACTACCGGCAGTTGATCGCGTCGCCGTCCGCCGGTTCCCCCGAACTGGCGGAGCAGCTGACCGCGTCGGGGGAGGACGGGCGGGGTGAGCCCGGTGCCTGA
- a CDS encoding GNAT family N-acetyltransferase has protein sequence MPEDYTWRPLRADDAQRWESMIRGVAAWDRPTLESTAAEFAEVLGEIDLASDSLGVFRGEALVGYSLVRSGRGSGWYEIQGCVHGEHRGRGLGTRLLGWGRTRAARRCAAAGTAGELRVWCPEHNAAQKSLAERIGLRPTQWHLDVFSQLDQAPHIEAPELPEGFRVRVFEPGFDAKVREVHNRAFAGQEDGCFDADRWRREVTGKSGFLPELSFVVLDDRQAVVSYLLSFSLDDGDGEPACYLGYIGTPPETRGRGLCRALLAEHRGRARELGYTALCFSADESNPTKALDRFEHIGLWDPERDEVDRWVCYSGELPGDTTAPGMTEPPLESR, from the coding sequence GTGCCTGAGGACTACACGTGGCGACCGCTGCGAGCCGACGACGCGCAGCGCTGGGAGTCGATGATTCGCGGGGTGGCCGCGTGGGACCGCCCGACGCTGGAGAGCACGGCCGCCGAGTTCGCCGAAGTCCTCGGCGAGATCGACCTGGCGAGCGACAGCCTCGGCGTCTTCCGCGGCGAGGCGCTCGTGGGCTACTCGCTGGTGCGGTCGGGGCGTGGCAGCGGGTGGTACGAGATCCAGGGGTGCGTGCACGGCGAGCACCGGGGCCGCGGCCTCGGAACCAGGCTGCTCGGCTGGGGACGCACCCGGGCCGCGCGGCGCTGTGCCGCGGCGGGAACAGCCGGCGAGTTGCGCGTGTGGTGCCCGGAGCACAACGCGGCCCAGAAGTCGCTCGCCGAGCGGATCGGCCTGCGGCCGACGCAATGGCATCTCGATGTCTTCTCCCAGCTCGACCAGGCGCCGCACATCGAAGCGCCGGAACTGCCGGAAGGATTCCGTGTGCGGGTGTTCGAGCCCGGGTTCGACGCGAAGGTGCGCGAGGTCCACAACCGGGCTTTCGCGGGCCAGGAGGACGGCTGCTTCGACGCGGACCGGTGGCGTCGCGAGGTCACCGGCAAGTCCGGCTTCCTGCCCGAGCTCTCGTTCGTCGTGCTCGACGACCGGCAGGCAGTGGTGTCCTACCTGCTGTCCTTCTCGCTCGACGACGGTGACGGCGAGCCGGCGTGCTACCTCGGCTACATCGGTACTCCGCCCGAGACGCGGGGGCGGGGCCTTTGCCGCGCCCTGCTCGCCGAACACCGCGGGCGAGCACGGGAGCTCGGCTACACCGCACTGTGTTTCAGCGCCGACGAGTCGAACCCGACGAAAGCCCTGGACCGGTTCGAGCACATCGGCCTGTGGGATCCGGAGCGCGACGAGGTCGACCGCTGGGTCTGCTACAGCGGGGAACTGCCCGGCGACACGACCGCCCCGGGGATGACCGAGCCGCCGCTGGAGTCCCGATGA